In one window of Cetobacterium sp. ZOR0034 DNA:
- a CDS encoding alpha/beta hydrolase: MNVKKILIILMVTFFTKLMGFQSEEIDVLLQKPKIDMLSDITYSQPGNLNLKLDLLKSEIKEKQPLLIFITGGGFFASPKNNYIQQRLAIAEAGYIVASIEYRVIPQGKFPDPLIDIKAAIRYLKANADKFGIDKERVAVMGESAGGYLASLAGTTVKRKEFEIGENLEENSDIQAVINIYGLSDLTQVGSDYSKEVQENHNSPSAPQAILINGMSIFGNGGSVNSNLEAAKKANPITYISKNTPSFLLMHGDKDTLVSPSQTDLLYQELKKNKIDAKRYVVKNAGHGDIYWSQSEITELIIKFLNEKLK, from the coding sequence TACAAAAGCCTAAAATAGATATGTTAAGTGATATTACTTATTCACAACCAGGTAATTTGAATTTAAAACTTGATTTATTAAAATCTGAGATCAAAGAAAAACAACCATTATTAATTTTTATAACAGGTGGAGGATTTTTTGCTTCTCCCAAAAATAATTATATTCAGCAAAGATTAGCTATAGCTGAAGCAGGTTATATTGTTGCAAGTATTGAATATAGAGTTATTCCACAAGGAAAATTTCCAGATCCTTTAATTGATATAAAAGCAGCAATAAGATATTTGAAAGCTAATGCGGATAAATTTGGTATAGATAAAGAAAGAGTTGCTGTTATGGGTGAATCTGCTGGAGGGTATTTAGCATCACTAGCTGGAACAACAGTTAAAAGAAAAGAATTTGAAATAGGAGAAAATTTAGAGGAGAATAGTGATATACAAGCAGTGATAAATATTTATGGATTATCAGATTTAACACAGGTTGGAAGTGACTATTCAAAAGAAGTACAAGAAAATCATAATTCTCCATCAGCACCACAAGCAATATTAATAAATGGTATGTCTATTTTTGGAAATGGAGGATCAGTGAATAGTAACTTAGAAGCAGCTAAAAAAGCAAATCCAATAACCTATATATCAAAAAATACACCTTCGTTTTTATTAATGCACGGGGATAAAGATACGTTAGTTTCACCAAGTCAAACGGATTTATTGTATCAAGAGTTGAAAAAAAATAAAATAGATGCAAAAAGATATGTTGTAAAAAATGCAGGACATGGAGATATTTATTGGAGCCAATCGGAAATAACAGAATTAATTATTAAATTTTTAAATGAAAAATTAAAATAA
- a CDS encoding alpha/beta hydrolase, translating into MRQVFLKNKLFKKIIQGVTLLTLSSNTILASTTLAWDKTFPKSDKVNVEKVSFYNRLGINVVGDLYTPKDMDMNKKYSALIVGSPYGAVKEQAGGVYAQNMAEKGYVTLAFDASYNGESGGQPRFNASPEAFADDFSAAVDFLGTRKFVNRNQIGVIGVCGSGSFALSAAKIDPRIKALATISMYDMGRGSRQGLNDSVTLDERKKMLQEIAEQRWAEYEGKGRAFAIGTPETIDENSPEVAKEFFDYYRTSRGQHPRSLAAMSLISSISLMNSYPLTELEAISPRPLLFIAGEFAHSRYFSEDAYSKASEPKELHIVPGAGHVDLYDRVDLIPFIKLDSFFKKHLK; encoded by the coding sequence ATGAGACAAGTATTTTTAAAAAACAAATTATTTAAAAAAATTATTCAAGGAGTTACATTATTAACTTTAAGTAGTAATACTATTTTAGCTTCAACTACTTTAGCGTGGGATAAAACTTTTCCTAAAAGTGATAAAGTAAATGTAGAAAAAGTATCCTTTTATAATAGGTTAGGAATAAATGTAGTAGGAGATTTGTATACTCCTAAGGATATGGATATGAATAAAAAGTATTCAGCTCTAATTGTAGGAAGTCCTTACGGTGCAGTAAAAGAGCAAGCTGGAGGAGTTTATGCACAAAATATGGCTGAAAAAGGATATGTAACTTTAGCATTTGATGCGTCATATAATGGTGAAAGTGGAGGTCAACCTAGATTTAACGCTTCACCAGAAGCTTTTGCGGATGATTTTAGTGCTGCTGTTGATTTTTTAGGAACGAGAAAATTTGTAAATAGAAATCAAATAGGTGTAATAGGAGTTTGTGGAAGTGGAAGTTTTGCTTTAAGTGCTGCGAAAATTGATCCAAGAATTAAAGCTCTTGCCACAATTAGTATGTATGATATGGGTCGTGGAAGTCGTCAAGGTTTAAATGATTCAGTGACACTTGATGAAAGAAAAAAAATGCTACAAGAAATAGCAGAGCAACGTTGGGCTGAATATGAAGGAAAAGGAAGGGCTTTTGCAATCGGGACACCTGAAACAATAGATGAAAACTCTCCAGAAGTTGCAAAAGAATTCTTTGATTATTACAGAACTTCTCGTGGGCAACATCCTCGTTCATTAGCTGCGATGTCTTTAATTAGTAGTATAAGTCTAATGAATTCTTATCCTTTAACAGAATTAGAAGCAATTTCACCAAGACCATTATTATTTATAGCGGGAGAATTTGCACATTCTAGATATTTTAGTGAAGATGCTTATAGTAAAGCAAGCGAACCTAAAGAGTTACATATTGTTCCTGGTGCAGGACATGTTGATCTTTATGATAGAGTAGATCTAATTCCGTTTATAAAATTAGATTCATTTTTCAAAAAACATTTAAAATAA
- a CDS encoding NAD(P)-binding domain-containing protein translates to MQDKELNWGILGTGVVANEMAVALKKAGKKIYSIGNRTHSKALEFAQKYEIGKVYDNFNGATRFVMKSYDMLKVA, encoded by the coding sequence ATGCAAGATAAAGAGTTAAATTGGGGAATTTTAGGAACAGGAGTAGTTGCTAATGAAATGGCTGTAGCTTTAAAAAAAGCTGGTAAGAAAATATATTCAATAGGAAATAGAACACACAGTAAAGCACTTGAATTCGCTCAAAAATATGAGATTGGTAAAGTTTATGATAATTTTAATGGTGCGACACGTTTCGTAATGAAAAGTTACGACATGTTAAAAGTAGCTTAG